In one window of Henckelia pumila isolate YLH828 chromosome 1, ASM3356847v2, whole genome shotgun sequence DNA:
- the LOC140874989 gene encoding probable glutathione S-transferase — MAEVKVFGFWSSPYSRRVEMALKLKGVEYEYIEEDLGNSNKSPQLLQYNPVHKKVPVLLHNGKPIAESLVILEYIDETWKNGPSILPKNPYDRAMARFWAKFIDEKCVPAMWKACSSTGEEQEKGKEEAQELLKFLENELKGKKFFGGADSIGLVDIAANSVGYWYVIIAELVGLKIITTEKFPNLCRWIDEYVNSSSVKEHLPDREKLAEYFRAHLT, encoded by the exons ATGGCGGAAGTGAAGGTATTCGGTTTTTGGTCAAGCCCATATAGCCGGAGAGTCGAAATGGCGCTGAAACTGAAAGGTGTCGAATACGAATACATAGAAGAAGATCTAGGCAACAGCAACAAGTCCCCGCAGCTTCTTCAATACAATCCAGTCCACAAAAAAGTTCCCGTGCTGCTGCACAATGGTAAGCCCATTGCGGAGTCGTTGGTGATTCTTGAATATATCGACGAAACTTGGAAAAATGGGCCATCCATCTTGCCCAAGAATCCTTATGACAGAGCCATGGCGCGTTTTTGGGCTAAATTTATAGATGAAAAG TGCGTGCCGGCTATGTGGAAGGCTTGCTCGAGTACAGGGGAGGAGCAAGAGAAAGGCAAGGAAGAAGCACAAGAGCTGCTAAAATTTCTTGAGAATGAGCTAAAAGGCAAGAAATTCTTCGGGGGAGCTGATAGCATCGGGCTGGTCGATATTGCTGCCAATTCCGTCGGCTATTGGTATGTGATTATCGCTGAATTGGTGGGACTCAAAATCATAACGACAGAGAAGTTCCCAAATTTGTGTAGATGGATAGACGAGTACGTGAACTCGAGCTCTGTGAAGGAACATCTGCCTGATCGGGAGAAACTGGCCGAGTATTTCAGGGCTCATTTAACATGA